One region of Haloprofundus salilacus genomic DNA includes:
- a CDS encoding thiolase domain-containing protein, producing the protein MKDVCIVGMGTTEFGVLDEGIKELGITAVARALRSCDVDREDVDALYLGNFVAGMLEGQETLAPLVADSVGLVGVPTMKTEGACASSGIAFRQAYQAIRTGVHDVVVVAGVERMTNAETPEFTRALGSAADHDTDGATGLTFPGFYGLVLNRYMHEYGATREQVAAVSVKNRRNGVSNPRARFRSPVTVEDVVDSRLVADPLRLYDCCPAADGGAAVVLASADVAQSFTNAPIPVLGSGHATGRSAAYRYDDLTTLEATSLAAEEAYGEAGISPSEVDVVELHDCFSAAEIGDSEDLGFFEKGEGAAAVAEGRTAVDGELPINPSGGLLAKGHPVGATGIGQVYEVCLQLLGEHENQVEGAEVGVAHNLGGSGAVSTVTVLGGPSHV; encoded by the coding sequence GCTCGGGCGCTTCGGTCCTGCGATGTCGACAGAGAGGACGTCGACGCGCTCTACCTCGGGAACTTCGTCGCCGGCATGTTGGAGGGGCAGGAGACGCTCGCGCCGCTCGTCGCCGACAGCGTCGGCCTCGTCGGCGTTCCGACGATGAAGACGGAGGGCGCGTGTGCGAGTTCGGGCATTGCGTTCAGACAGGCGTACCAGGCGATTCGAACCGGCGTCCACGACGTTGTCGTCGTCGCCGGCGTCGAGCGGATGACGAACGCCGAAACGCCGGAGTTCACCCGCGCGCTCGGCAGCGCCGCCGACCACGACACCGACGGGGCGACGGGGCTGACGTTTCCGGGCTTCTACGGTCTCGTGCTCAACCGTTACATGCACGAGTACGGCGCGACCCGCGAGCAGGTCGCGGCGGTTTCGGTGAAGAACCGACGAAACGGCGTGTCGAATCCCCGCGCTCGGTTCCGGTCGCCGGTGACCGTCGAGGACGTGGTCGACTCGCGCCTCGTCGCGGACCCGCTCCGCCTCTACGACTGCTGCCCCGCCGCCGACGGCGGCGCCGCGGTGGTTCTCGCGTCGGCTGACGTCGCCCAGTCGTTCACGAACGCGCCGATTCCGGTGCTCGGGAGCGGTCACGCGACGGGTCGAAGCGCCGCCTACCGCTACGACGACCTGACGACGCTCGAAGCCACGTCGCTCGCCGCCGAGGAGGCGTACGGCGAGGCAGGCATCTCGCCCTCCGAGGTCGACGTCGTCGAACTCCACGACTGCTTCTCGGCCGCCGAAATCGGCGACTCCGAGGACCTCGGCTTCTTCGAGAAGGGCGAGGGCGCGGCGGCCGTCGCGGAGGGACGAACCGCCGTCGACGGCGAACTCCCCATCAATCCGAGCGGCGGACTGCTCGCGAAGGGTCACCCGGTCGGCGCGACCGGCATCGGCCAGGTTTACGAGGTGTGTCTGCAGTTGCTCGGCGAGCACGAAAACCAAGTCGAGGGGGCCGAGGTCGGCGTCGCGCACAACCTCGGCGGGAGCGGCGCGGTGAGCACCGTGACCGTCCTCGGAGGGCCGTCGCATGTCTGA